TTCGAGTTCCTGGTGAGGGGCGGTGACTTGGGTCGGGTAAGTTGACTCAAGTGGCTCTGTCCAGGCGCGCAGCAGCTCATCGAGGGGCAGGGTTTCTCCGGCTACCTGGATGCTTTGCTCGCCGGTGGTGTGGCCGATGGATTGGGCATTCAGCGCGTCGACCAGTCGGTTCGGAGCTTCAACCAGGAAACTGATGTAGCGCTCACGGAACAGCTCGTTGGTATCAATGTGGAGGGCTGCGCCGATGCTGTTGCCAAAGGCCATCTTGGCGATGCCAGCTGCGATGCCGCCCTCTGCCAGTGAGTGCATGGACAGGATGTTACCTGCTGCGTTTTCCGCATAGAGCAAATCGGCCACCTCCATCAGACGTTGGAAGTCGGGCACGTTCTGGTTGTCTCTCGGGATCTGGATGAGGAAAATGTTAGAACCTGCCTGTTTGAATTCAGGTGAGACCGCGAGAGTGGTTTTTCCAGGTGCCACGGCAAAGGAAACCAGGGTAGGGGGCACATCGATGTCATTGAATGATCCCGACATGGAATCCTTGCCGCCGATGGCACCCAGGCGAAGCTCGTGCTGTGCGAGAAAGGCACCTAACAGGGCTGAAAAAGGTTTACCCCAGCGGGCTGGATCGGCTCCCAGTTTCTCAAAATACTCCTGCAGGGTCAGCCGGATATCCGGGAGATGGGCACCCGAGGCGACGACACGACAGACGGACTCCGTAACGGCGTAGAGCGCGCCGTGGAAGGGCGACCAGCTGGCGATGTTAGGATTGAATCCCCATGCCATGTGGGTGCAGGTTGTGGTATCACCTTTCAGGAGCGGGATCTTGGCGACCATGGCATCGGTGGGTGTGAGCTGGTTTTTACCGCCAAATGGATTCAGCACGGTGCCTGCGCCGATCGAGCCATCGAACATCTCGCCCAGCCCCTTTTGGGACGCGGTATTGAGATCCGCTAATGTTGCGCAGAACCGCTCTTTCAGCGACCCCCCTGATTTTTCCACGCATCCGAGGGATGGGTCAGGTTTGACCGCATTCACCTTGATGGTGGTGGAGAGGGTGACACCGTTGGTATCGAGGAAGGCGCGAGAGAAATTGACAATATCCTTGCCCCGCCACCTGATCACAAGCCGTCCAGTATCGGTGACATCGGCGACGTGGGTGCACTCGAGGTTCTCCTTGTCGCACTCGGCTTTGAAGTAGTCGATGGTCGAGGGATCAACACAGATGGCCATACGTTCCTGGGACTCGGAAATGGCGAGTTCCGTGCCGTCGAGCCCATCGTATTTCTTAGGCACGGCATCGAGGTTGATGTCGAGGCTGGGGGCGATTTCCCCGATAGCGACAGAGACACCACCGGCACCGAAGTCATTACACACTTTGATTTTCCGAGCCAATTCCGGGTTGCGGAACAGGCGTTGGACTTTACGCTCGGTTGGAGGGTTGCCTTTTTGCACCTCGGCCGAGTTTTCCAGGGCGGTATCGGTGTGTTCCTTGGATGAGCCGGTCGCGCCACCCACGCCATCCCGACCCGTGCGGCCGCCGATGAGGAGGATGACATCGCCTTTCGCAGGAGAGCCGCGGAAGACATTCTTTTTGGGCGCAGCCGCGACAACGGCACCAATCTCCATACGCTTGGCGACGTAATCCGGGTGGTAAACTTCAGAGACTTGCCCTGTCGCGAGACCGATCTGGTTGCCATAGGATGAATACCCGTGCGCTGCCTCCCTACAGATTTTCCGCTGGGGAAGTTTTCCTGGCAGCGTTTCAGAAAACGGCGTGCGCGGATCGGCAGCACCGGTGACCCTCATGGCCTGGTAGACGTAGGAACGACCGGAAAGGGGGTCGCGGATACAACCACCGAGACAGGTTGCCGCGCCACCGAAGGGCTCGATCTCGGTCGGGTGGTTGTGGGTCTCGTTTTTAAACATCACCAGCCACTCCTCTGTCGTGGTATGTGTGCTGGGTGCTGGGTGCTGGGTGATTTCCACGGGAACGACAATCGATGCAGCGTTGATCTCCTCGGAGACTTCGACGTTATCGAGCTCCCCGGTTTTACGGAGTTCCTTCATGGCGATCAGGGCGATGTCCATGAGGGTTTCGGGTCGCTCCGTGCCGGCACCATAGACTTCCTCGCGCGTCTCCTGATACTTGGCGTAGGTTTCGGCGATGACATCGTCGGCTTCAAATGCGACCGAATCGATTTTCGTTGCAAAGGTGGTGTGCCGACAGTGGTCCGACCAATAGGTATCGAGCATCTTGATCTCGGTGATGCTGGGGTCGCGACCTTCCTCGTCGCGGAAATAGGTCTGGGTGAAGACCAGGTCTTCGGGCGACATCGCAAGGCCGAGTTCATCGCGTTTGGCACGGAGATCATGCTCCGTGGCCGTGGTAAAGCCATCGAGGATTTCGACATCATCAGGCCGGTCTGCCGGGGTTTCCAGAGTGTCGGGGATGCCCATGCTCGCCTCGCGCGAGTCGACGGCATTGATCGTGTAGCCCTTTACCTGGGCCAGCTCGTCTGGAGTGATTTCACCTTTGAGCACGATGACACGGGCCGAGCCGATGAGCGGTTTTTCACCCTGGGTGAGGATTTGCACACACTGGGCAGCCGAGTCGGCGCGCTGGTCATACTGGCCGGGCAGGTATTCGACAGCAAAGGCCGTTTCGTCGGCTGCAACTGACAGGGAGCCAGTCGCTACCTCCACTTGTGGCTCCGACAGGATTAGCCTCGTTGCCTCGGCAAAATCCTCGTCGGACAGACCATCGACATCATAGCGCTGGATGACGCGGACGTTTTCAAGGTGGTGGATATTAAGGTTGTCCCGAAGGTCGTGGAGGAGTTCACGGGCCTGGGCATTGAATTCGGACTGTTTCTCGACAAAAACGCGGTTCATAGCTGGAAGGCGGGATACTAGGAGCTGAGCATATTTGGGCAAGAGCAATGCACTGGGAAAGGGAGAATAAATCGGCAAACGCTCCGATGATCCGGCTGTTTCTTCAAACCTCGTGGAGCATTTCCAATAGGCGCTCAAGAATACGTGGGCCATCGACCCCGATGCCATTGTGCTCCCATTCATTGGTGACCCAGAGGTTGAAATTCGGGATGTGGCGCGCCGTTTCATCCGACCACTCAATGGGGACATACATGTCGTCGTAGTAGGAAATGGCCGCGACCGGGACTTCGTTTCTGGCCAATTGATCGAGATCGTAAAGTGGACCCCAGTCGGATTTCCGGGCGAGTAGCTCCGCGCACTCCTTGAGGGGGGCGAGAGCCGCGTAGTCGTCCAGCATACACGGAGCGATCATTTCGCCGGTAAATACAAAGCGGTCATTACCCGTAACCGCCACCTCGGGGAACTCCTCCCGCAGGCGTTCCGCAGCCCACCGGGTGGCGTATCCCTCCGCATAGATGGACTCATGCATGATGCAAAACAGCGGATTCGTTTCGAAGCCGGTCCGTCGCTCCATTTCGGCCAGAAAATTGTAGCTGATCTCGACACCACGCGCACCGGAGATGAAGGCGTCCTCCAGCAGGTAGTGGATGGCTTCAAAGCCGCCGCTGGCCCCGAAGGCCATGCCGAGTTGCTGGAACCTCCTCGAGGTCAGGCGGACGCCACTGGGCAGCATGACCTCGTTGTCGTCCAGATAGGTGGCAATGAACCTGGCAAGCTTTTCATCACCTGGGTATCTGCGGTAATAAGCGTCGTTTTTCTCCAGCACGCGTCGGTAGGTCAGGCG
The Akkermansiaceae bacterium DNA segment above includes these coding regions:
- a CDS encoding phosphoribosylformylglycinamidine synthase, which gives rise to MNRVFVEKQSEFNAQARELLHDLRDNLNIHHLENVRVIQRYDVDGLSDEDFAEATRLILSEPQVEVATGSLSVAADETAFAVEYLPGQYDQRADSAAQCVQILTQGEKPLIGSARVIVLKGEITPDELAQVKGYTINAVDSREASMGIPDTLETPADRPDDVEILDGFTTATEHDLRAKRDELGLAMSPEDLVFTQTYFRDEEGRDPSITEIKMLDTYWSDHCRHTTFATKIDSVAFEADDVIAETYAKYQETREEVYGAGTERPETLMDIALIAMKELRKTGELDNVEVSEEINAASIVVPVEITQHPAPSTHTTTEEWLVMFKNETHNHPTEIEPFGGAATCLGGCIRDPLSGRSYVYQAMRVTGAADPRTPFSETLPGKLPQRKICREAAHGYSSYGNQIGLATGQVSEVYHPDYVAKRMEIGAVVAAAPKKNVFRGSPAKGDVILLIGGRTGRDGVGGATGSSKEHTDTALENSAEVQKGNPPTERKVQRLFRNPELARKIKVCNDFGAGGVSVAIGEIAPSLDINLDAVPKKYDGLDGTELAISESQERMAICVDPSTIDYFKAECDKENLECTHVADVTDTGRLVIRWRGKDIVNFSRAFLDTNGVTLSTTIKVNAVKPDPSLGCVEKSGGSLKERFCATLADLNTASQKGLGEMFDGSIGAGTVLNPFGGKNQLTPTDAMVAKIPLLKGDTTTCTHMAWGFNPNIASWSPFHGALYAVTESVCRVVASGAHLPDIRLTLQEYFEKLGADPARWGKPFSALLGAFLAQHELRLGAIGGKDSMSGSFNDIDVPPTLVSFAVAPGKTTLAVSPEFKQAGSNIFLIQIPRDNQNVPDFQRLMEVADLLYAENAAGNILSMHSLAEGGIAAGIAKMAFGNSIGAALHIDTNELFRERYISFLVEAPNRLVDALNAQSIGHTTGEQSIQVAGETLPLDELLRAWTEPLESTYPTQVTAPHQELETFSHEGPAEPQKSTDNWQPITGNSQPRVVVPTFPGTNCEYDTVKAFNQAGADATALIFKNLTSAHVEDSLRELADQIKQSQILMLPGGFSAGDEPDGSGKFIATVLRNPMIADAVMDLLKNRDGLVLGICNGFQALIKTGLVPYGEIRPPVEGAPTLTFNDIGRHIARYATTRIASTMSPWLANCKVGDLHNIPFSHGEGKFYATEAEIKQLAANGQIATQYTDHDGNPSMDVAYNPNGSLYAIEGITSPCGRVLGKMGHTERRGESIARNIPGNKHQPLFKAGVSYFA
- a CDS encoding alpha/beta fold hydrolase, producing the protein MIPSHSPITTSPPRKLNGMVVRDHRFELPLNYATPRGEKIEVFAREVCLGKQDDNKSLPWMVFFQGGPGCASPRPTLNSGWMGEVLKSHRLLLLDQRGTGLSTRVMPQSLARFPDAQQQADYLTHFRADNIVRDAEAIRHTLLGKENPWIGMGQSYGGFCLLTYLSMYPQGLSGVVITGGVACIKRRIEENYRLTYRRVLEKNDAYYRRYPGDEKLARFIATYLDDNEVMLPSGVRLTSRRFQQLGMAFGASGGFEAIHYLLEDAFISGARGVEISYNFLAEMERRTGFETNPLFCIMHESIYAEGYATRWAAERLREEFPEVAVTGNDRFVFTGEMIAPCMLDDYAALAPLKECAELLARKSDWGPLYDLDQLARNEVPVAAISYYDDMYVPIEWSDETARHIPNFNLWVTNEWEHNGIGVDGPRILERLLEMLHEV